In Luteibacter mycovicinus, a genomic segment contains:
- the thrS gene encoding threonine--tRNA ligase, producing MIQITLPDGSQRPFDHPVSVQDVAASIGAGLAKATLAGKVDGKLVDASFTIDHDAALEIVTEKSPEALDILRHSTAHLLGQAVQRLFPGAQVTIGPVIDNGFFYDFAYERPFTPDDLETIQAEMEKIVKEQIPVTRSVKSRDEAITFFRGLGEEYKAQIIESIPANEELSLYTQGEFTDLCRGPHVSNTGKLRAFKLMKVAGAYWRGDSNNEMLTRIYGTSWLNDKDLKAYLLQLEEAEKRDHRRIGKQLDLFHMQEEAPGMIFWHPKGWAIWQAVEQYVRGVYKKSGYQEVRGPQIMDVSLWKKSGHWDNYQENMFFTESEKRTYALKPMNCPGHIQIFNTNLHSYRDLPIRYGEFGGCHRNEPSGALHGIMRVRAFTQDDGHIFCTPAQIEGEVAAFHAQAMKVYEDFGFSDIAMKIALRPDKRIGADEVWDKAEHALRAALQAAGVEWEELPGEGAFYGPKIEYHMKDSIGRAWQVGTMQVDFMMPERLGAEYVDENSQRQHPVMLHRAIVGSMERFIGILIEHHAGLLPTWLAPIQAVAFSITDAQADYVQDVAQALVGQGFRVNSDLRNEKVGYKIREHTLQKVPYLIVVGDREKETGTISVRTRGGEDLGSMTVAQFVERLEAETRR from the coding sequence ATGATCCAGATCACGCTACCCGACGGCAGCCAGCGCCCGTTCGATCACCCCGTATCCGTGCAGGACGTCGCCGCCTCGATCGGTGCCGGCCTCGCCAAGGCCACCCTCGCGGGCAAGGTCGACGGCAAGCTGGTCGATGCCAGCTTCACGATCGATCACGACGCCGCCCTCGAGATCGTCACCGAAAAGAGCCCCGAGGCGCTGGATATCCTGCGTCACTCCACGGCCCACCTTCTGGGTCAGGCCGTGCAGCGGCTGTTCCCCGGCGCGCAGGTCACGATCGGCCCGGTCATCGACAACGGTTTCTTCTACGATTTCGCCTACGAGCGCCCGTTTACGCCGGACGACCTGGAGACCATCCAGGCCGAGATGGAAAAGATCGTCAAGGAACAGATTCCGGTCACGCGCTCGGTCAAGAGCCGCGACGAGGCGATCACCTTCTTCCGCGGTCTGGGTGAAGAGTACAAAGCCCAGATCATCGAGAGCATCCCGGCGAACGAAGAGCTTTCGCTCTACACGCAGGGTGAGTTCACCGATCTCTGCCGCGGGCCGCACGTGTCCAACACCGGCAAGCTCCGCGCGTTCAAGCTGATGAAGGTCGCCGGCGCCTACTGGCGCGGCGATTCCAACAACGAGATGCTGACGCGCATCTACGGTACGTCGTGGTTGAACGACAAGGACCTCAAGGCCTACCTGCTGCAACTGGAGGAAGCCGAAAAACGCGACCATCGCCGCATCGGCAAGCAGCTCGACCTCTTCCACATGCAGGAAGAAGCGCCGGGCATGATCTTCTGGCACCCGAAGGGGTGGGCGATCTGGCAGGCCGTCGAGCAGTACGTCCGCGGCGTTTACAAGAAGAGCGGTTACCAGGAGGTCCGTGGTCCGCAGATCATGGACGTCAGCCTGTGGAAGAAGTCCGGTCACTGGGACAACTATCAGGAAAACATGTTCTTCACCGAGTCGGAGAAGCGCACGTACGCCCTGAAGCCCATGAACTGCCCGGGCCACATCCAGATCTTCAACACCAACCTGCACAGCTACCGCGACCTGCCGATCCGCTACGGCGAGTTCGGCGGCTGTCACCGCAATGAGCCCTCGGGCGCGCTGCACGGCATCATGCGCGTGCGTGCCTTCACGCAGGACGACGGCCACATCTTCTGCACCCCGGCGCAGATCGAGGGCGAAGTCGCGGCCTTCCACGCCCAGGCCATGAAGGTCTACGAGGACTTCGGGTTCAGCGACATCGCCATGAAGATCGCCCTGCGTCCCGACAAGCGCATCGGTGCCGACGAGGTCTGGGACAAGGCCGAGCACGCCCTGCGGGCGGCCCTGCAGGCGGCTGGCGTCGAGTGGGAGGAACTGCCGGGTGAGGGCGCCTTCTACGGTCCCAAGATCGAGTACCACATGAAGGACTCCATCGGCCGCGCCTGGCAGGTGGGCACGATGCAGGTCGATTTCATGATGCCCGAGCGTCTGGGCGCCGAGTACGTGGACGAGAACAGCCAGCGCCAGCACCCGGTCATGCTGCACCGGGCCATTGTCGGCTCGATGGAGCGATTCATCGGCATCCTGATCGAGCACCACGCGGGCTTGCTTCCCACCTGGCTCGCCCCCATTCAGGCAGTTGCGTTCAGCATTACGGACGCTCAGGCCGATTACGTGCAGGACGTGGCCCAAGCCCTTGTCGGACAAGGGTTCAGGGTAAACTCCGATTTGCGCAACGAAAAAGTCGGATATAAAATCCGCGAGCACACGTTGCAGAAGGTGCCTTATCTGATCGTGGTCGGTGATCGCGAGAAAGAAACGGGTACCATCTCCGTACGTACCCGCGGCGGCGAGGACCTCGGCAGCATGACCGTGGCCCAGTTCGTCGAACGTTTGGAAGCCGAGACCCGCCGCTGA
- the infC gene encoding translation initiation factor IF-3: MEDSGIATTDNKGNRKNRDIRVPQVRVLGAEGEQLGIMRTDDAIKAAEELGMDLVEIQPNGDPPVCKIMDYGKFKFEAQKKASAAKKKQKQVEIKEVKFRPVTDEGDYQIKLRKMREFLEEGDKVKVTIRFRGREMSHQDLGQNLARRVQTDIGEDGVVESFPRLEGRQMVMMIGPKKKI; this comes from the coding sequence CTGGAGGATAGCGGTATCGCTACGACCGATAACAAGGGCAATCGCAAGAACAGAGACATCCGTGTCCCGCAGGTCCGCGTGCTTGGCGCGGAAGGCGAGCAGCTCGGAATCATGCGGACTGATGACGCCATCAAGGCCGCTGAAGAGCTGGGCATGGATCTCGTCGAAATCCAGCCGAACGGCGATCCGCCGGTCTGCAAGATCATGGATTACGGCAAGTTCAAGTTCGAAGCCCAGAAGAAGGCCTCGGCTGCCAAGAAGAAGCAGAAGCAGGTAGAGATCAAGGAAGTGAAGTTCCGTCCCGTCACCGACGAGGGCGACTACCAGATCAAGCTGCGCAAGATGCGCGAATTCCTGGAAGAAGGCGACAAGGTCAAGGTCACGATCCGCTTCCGCGGTCGTGAAATGTCCCATCAGGACCTCGGCCAGAATCTGGCCCGCCGGGTCCAGACGGACATCGGCGAAGACGGTGTGGTGGAGTCCTTCCCCCGCCTCGAAGGCCGCCAGATGGTCATGATGATCGGACCGAAGAAAAAGATCTGA
- the rpmI gene encoding 50S ribosomal protein L35 → MPKIKTNRAAAKRFRKTASGKFKAGHAFKSHILTKKSTKRKRGLRAPNHVKACDTKGVARMLPYL, encoded by the coding sequence ATGCCCAAGATCAAGACCAACCGGGCGGCAGCGAAGCGTTTTCGCAAGACCGCATCCGGCAAGTTCAAAGCCGGTCACGCCTTCAAGTCGCATATCCTGACGAAGAAGTCGACCAAGCGTAAGCGCGGCCTGCGCGCTCCCAACCACGTCAAAGCGTGCGACACCAAGGGTGTAGCTCGCATGTTGCCGTATCTCTAA
- the rplT gene encoding 50S ribosomal protein L20 — protein MARVKRGVTARRRHKKILGRAKGYYNARRKVFRVANQAVIKAGQYAYIGRKQRKRQFRALWIVRINAAARQFGLSYSRLINGLAKAEIAVDRKVLADLAVHDIKAFGAIAEKAKASLAA, from the coding sequence ATGGCTCGTGTTAAGCGTGGCGTTACCGCCCGTCGTCGTCACAAGAAAATCCTCGGCCGTGCAAAGGGTTATTACAACGCCCGTCGCAAGGTCTTCCGCGTAGCCAACCAGGCCGTCATCAAGGCTGGTCAGTACGCCTACATCGGCCGCAAGCAGCGTAAGCGTCAGTTCCGCGCGCTGTGGATCGTGCGTATCAACGCCGCCGCCCGTCAGTTCGGTCTGTCCTACAGCCGCCTGATCAACGGTCTGGCCAAGGCTGAGATCGCCGTCGACCGTAAGGTCCTCGCCGACCTCGCCGTGCACGACATCAAGGCGTTTGGCGCGATCGCAGAGAAGGCCAAGGCCAGTCTGGCTGCGTAA
- the pheS gene encoding phenylalanine--tRNA ligase subunit alpha — translation MESIEHIDASLRDIESAASLEALDAVRVALLGKNGAVTAALKALGQLSGDERKARGAEVNRVKERLTDAIAARKQALEQAELDRRLASERIDVSLPGRDGEYGGIHPITRALERIADIFGRLGYQRADGPEIEDDWHNFEALNFPPHHPARAMHDTFYFGDGRLLRTHTSPVQIRSMQGRQPPIRIIAPGKVYRSDSDQTHSPMFHQIEGLLVDETSSFADLKGTLAEFIRAFFERDFEMRFRPSYFPFTEPSAEVDIRWDAEGGSTRWLEVLGCGMVHPTVLKNCGIDPERYTGFAFGLGVERFAMLRYGVGDLRAFFENDLRFLRQFA, via the coding sequence ATGGAATCGATCGAGCATATCGACGCCTCCCTGCGCGACATCGAGTCGGCGGCCTCCCTCGAGGCGCTGGATGCCGTGCGTGTCGCCCTGCTGGGAAAGAACGGTGCGGTGACCGCCGCGCTGAAAGCCCTGGGTCAGTTGTCGGGTGACGAGCGCAAGGCGCGTGGCGCCGAAGTGAACCGGGTCAAGGAGCGTCTCACGGACGCCATTGCCGCGCGCAAGCAGGCTCTGGAACAGGCCGAACTGGATCGCCGCCTCGCTTCCGAGCGAATCGACGTCAGCCTCCCGGGGCGCGACGGCGAGTACGGTGGCATCCACCCGATCACCCGCGCGCTCGAGCGCATCGCCGATATCTTCGGTCGTCTCGGTTACCAGCGTGCCGACGGTCCCGAGATCGAGGACGACTGGCATAACTTCGAGGCGCTCAACTTCCCGCCGCATCATCCCGCGCGCGCGATGCACGACACCTTCTATTTCGGTGACGGTCGCCTGCTGCGTACGCATACCTCGCCGGTGCAGATCCGTTCGATGCAGGGGCGCCAGCCGCCGATCCGCATCATCGCCCCGGGCAAGGTCTATCGCAGCGATTCCGACCAGACCCATTCGCCGATGTTCCACCAGATCGAAGGCCTGCTGGTCGATGAGACCTCGAGCTTCGCCGACCTGAAGGGCACCCTGGCCGAATTCATCCGCGCGTTCTTCGAGCGCGATTTCGAGATGCGCTTCCGTCCGAGCTACTTCCCCTTCACCGAGCCCTCGGCCGAAGTGGACATCCGCTGGGACGCCGAAGGCGGCTCCACGCGCTGGCTCGAAGTGCTGGGCTGCGGCATGGTCCACCCGACCGTGCTGAAGAACTGCGGCATCGATCCGGAGCGTTACACGGGTTTCGCCTTCGGCCTTGGCGTCGAGCGTTTCGCGATGCTGCGTTACGGCGTGGGCGATCTGCGCGCGTTCTTCGAGAACGACCTGCGCTTCCTCCGTCAGTTCGCCTGA
- the pheT gene encoding phenylalanine--tRNA ligase subunit beta, whose product MKFSENWLRELVDIDADRAALVHALTMSGLEVEEVTELGDGLDGVVVARIVEATKHPEADRLQVCKVDAGTGELVQIVCGAPNARVGIRVPLATVGSTLPGEIHIKAAKLRGVESFGMLCSAKELRLDADASGLLELPVDAPVGKPLAEYLGLPDASIELKITPNRPDVLGLNGLAHDVAALFGSRVKAIGVGDVAVTASATRPVRLEAGADAPRYLGRIIEGIDASTASPLWMAERLRRAGIRPISAVVDVTQYVMLELGHPMHAFDNDKLTGSIVVRHAGQGETLKLLDGSDAKLDPSFVVIADEAAPLAVAGVMGGFDSRVTDATRNIFLEAAHFAPSAIMGRARKLGLHTDASHRYERGVDPALPKRAMERATELLLQIAGGQAGPVTVAERLEDLREHAPVVLRHARLRRILGIDVAAAEVTRIFTALGMGVEEIADGWKVTPPSSRFDIEREEDLIEEVARIHGYERIPTHIPAGQIALRSEPEARLSEMALRDQLAARGYFEAVTLSFLSADLLKTWGVDHAWVPLANPLSADLAVMRTSLLPGLVEALRHNRARQQERVRLFEVARSFHATGGAPDEIGRVAVVASGNARAEQWGEASRTVDFFDLKGDLDALIAHTGEPARWSVDTDDLPSWLHPGRGARVLRDGLPAGYLGALHPALAKALDLGPDVHVMELALEPVLARRLPSAARVARFPAVRRDIAVELPDDVSWSAVEAAVRGALGEVLREIRLFDRYAGKGIDEGRKSLAMGLILQDASRTLTDEDADARVAEAVGALEKTCKARLRG is encoded by the coding sequence ATGAAATTCTCCGAAAACTGGCTGCGCGAGCTGGTCGACATCGACGCGGATCGCGCGGCGCTGGTTCACGCACTCACCATGTCCGGCCTGGAAGTCGAGGAAGTCACCGAGTTGGGTGATGGTCTCGACGGCGTGGTCGTCGCCAGGATCGTCGAAGCCACCAAACATCCCGAAGCCGATCGCCTGCAGGTGTGCAAGGTCGACGCCGGCACGGGCGAGCTGGTGCAGATCGTCTGCGGTGCGCCCAATGCGCGCGTGGGAATCCGCGTGCCGCTGGCAACCGTTGGCAGCACGCTGCCGGGCGAGATCCATATCAAGGCCGCGAAGCTGCGCGGCGTCGAGTCGTTCGGCATGCTCTGCTCGGCGAAAGAGCTTCGCCTCGATGCGGATGCCTCCGGCCTGCTCGAGCTGCCGGTGGATGCACCGGTCGGCAAGCCGCTCGCCGAATACCTCGGTCTTCCCGACGCCAGCATCGAACTCAAGATCACTCCGAACCGTCCGGACGTACTCGGCCTCAACGGTCTGGCGCACGATGTGGCGGCGCTTTTCGGCAGCCGCGTCAAAGCGATCGGTGTGGGCGACGTCGCCGTCACCGCCAGCGCCACGCGTCCGGTCCGTCTCGAAGCCGGTGCCGACGCGCCGCGCTACCTCGGTCGCATCATCGAAGGTATCGACGCGAGCACGGCGTCGCCGTTGTGGATGGCGGAGCGTCTGCGCCGCGCGGGTATCCGGCCGATCAGCGCGGTGGTCGACGTCACTCAGTACGTGATGCTCGAGCTCGGTCATCCGATGCATGCGTTCGACAACGACAAGCTGACGGGCTCGATCGTCGTCCGTCATGCGGGGCAGGGCGAGACTCTGAAGCTGCTGGATGGCAGCGACGCGAAGCTCGATCCGTCGTTCGTCGTCATCGCCGACGAGGCGGCGCCGCTTGCCGTCGCCGGTGTCATGGGCGGTTTCGACTCGCGCGTCACCGATGCCACGCGCAATATTTTTCTCGAGGCTGCGCACTTCGCGCCGTCGGCCATCATGGGTCGCGCACGCAAGCTCGGCCTCCATACGGATGCCTCGCATCGCTACGAACGCGGTGTCGACCCGGCCCTGCCGAAGCGTGCGATGGAACGCGCCACCGAACTGCTGCTGCAGATTGCCGGCGGCCAGGCCGGTCCGGTGACGGTCGCCGAGCGGCTCGAAGACCTGCGCGAGCACGCGCCTGTCGTCCTCCGTCATGCGCGTCTGCGTCGCATCCTCGGTATCGACGTCGCCGCCGCCGAAGTGACCCGCATCTTCACCGCGCTGGGCATGGGCGTCGAGGAAATCGCGGACGGCTGGAAAGTCACGCCGCCGAGCAGCCGCTTCGACATCGAGCGCGAGGAGGACCTGATCGAAGAGGTCGCCCGTATTCATGGTTACGAGCGCATCCCGACCCATATCCCCGCCGGTCAGATCGCCCTGCGGTCCGAGCCGGAAGCGCGCCTGAGCGAGATGGCGCTGCGCGACCAGCTGGCCGCGCGTGGCTATTTCGAGGCGGTCACGCTCTCGTTCCTCAGCGCCGACCTGCTGAAAACCTGGGGCGTGGATCACGCCTGGGTACCGCTCGCCAATCCGCTGTCGGCCGACCTCGCCGTCATGCGTACCTCGCTGTTGCCGGGTCTGGTCGAAGCGCTGCGTCACAATCGTGCCCGCCAGCAGGAGCGCGTTCGTCTGTTCGAAGTGGCGCGCAGCTTCCACGCGACGGGCGGTGCCCCGGACGAGATCGGCCGGGTGGCCGTCGTCGCTTCAGGCAATGCACGGGCGGAGCAGTGGGGCGAAGCGTCCCGCACGGTCGACTTCTTCGACCTCAAGGGTGACCTCGACGCGCTGATCGCTCACACGGGTGAGCCGGCCCGCTGGTCGGTCGACACTGACGATCTGCCGTCCTGGCTGCATCCCGGGCGTGGCGCACGCGTACTTCGCGACGGACTGCCGGCCGGTTACTTAGGTGCCCTGCACCCGGCACTCGCGAAGGCCCTGGATCTCGGTCCGGATGTTCATGTGATGGAGCTGGCCCTCGAGCCGGTACTGGCCCGACGCCTGCCCAGCGCGGCGCGCGTGGCCCGGTTCCCCGCCGTGCGTCGTGATATCGCGGTCGAACTGCCTGACGACGTCTCCTGGTCGGCCGTCGAGGCAGCCGTTCGTGGCGCCCTCGGCGAGGTCCTGCGTGAGATCCGCCTGTTCGACCGATACGCCGGGAAAGGGATCGACGAAGGGCGAAAGAGTCTCGCTATGGGCTTGATTTTACAGGACGCTTCACGCACCCTTACCGACGAAGATGCCGACGCTCGTGTGGCAGAAGCGGTGGGGGCATTGGAGAAGACATGCAAGGCAAGATTGCGAGGATAA
- the ihfA gene encoding integration host factor subunit alpha, with amino-acid sequence MALTKAEMAERLFLDVGLNKREAKEFVDAYFEVVREALERGEQVKLSGFGNFDLRQKNQRPGRNPKTGEEIPISARRVVTFRPGQKLKVRVEGYAGSRE; translated from the coding sequence ATGGCGCTGACCAAGGCGGAAATGGCCGAGCGGCTTTTCCTCGACGTAGGTCTCAACAAGCGTGAGGCCAAAGAGTTCGTTGACGCGTACTTCGAAGTCGTTCGTGAAGCTCTCGAGCGGGGCGAGCAGGTCAAGTTGTCGGGCTTCGGCAATTTCGATCTGCGTCAGAAAAATCAGCGGCCGGGTCGCAATCCCAAGACCGGCGAAGAAATTCCCATCTCTGCCCGGCGGGTCGTCACCTTCCGTCCTGGCCAGAAACTCAAGGTAAGAGT